In Trifolium pratense cultivar HEN17-A07 linkage group LG7, ARS_RC_1.1, whole genome shotgun sequence, a genomic segment contains:
- the LOC123895870 gene encoding uncharacterized protein LOC123895870, whose product MPSREAFPTKRLEGAPSDDIGWHFGTPVSGNRNNVRCELCREIIRGGITRLKQHIAHMPGQVKPCPRVNRIVRESMMKLLVDAKAKRNDSKRRKEEFEEHLRRDVVEVDNVDHSSDDQLRFSTQESLRSHHEWENRQKFRHETGGYKNVYDQGGSSRASVNGGERLEDLTFSLRSTNVDLVRTKSMKQPKVNKGMLNTWRKRLGAAVSKFIIYDRLPMNLSNSPWLHNLIYIASEVGKTKFPTPYEISNVYLEAEYEEMKQWITGMKKTWKQKGATIMCDGWTDGINHSHIMNFLVYCEKGTVFWKSVDASDVDSRNTEYYFQLLDKVVDEIGKECVVQVVTDNEAALKAAGHKLMEKRPHLYWSSCAAHCLDLCLEDIEKKKNIQKLLSEAKLVTTFIYNHTYIVSLMKKYTGEGRSEKYVSFGRV is encoded by the exons ATGCCATCAAGAGAAGCATTTCCTACAAAAAGATTAGAGGGTGCTCCAAGTGATGATATTGGATGGCACTTTGGAACACCGGTATCTGGAAATAGAAACAATGTTCGTTGTGAACTTTGTAGAGAAATAATAAGAGGCGGCATTACGAGATTGAAGCAACATATAGCACATATGCCAGGACAAGTCAAACCTTGTCCTAGAGTGAACAGAATAGTTAGGGAAAGTATGATGAAACTTCTAGTTGATGCAAAAGCGAAGAGAAACGATTCTAAAAGAAGGAAAGAAGAATTTGAAGAACATTTAAGGAGAGATGTTGTTGAAGTAGATAATGTGGATCATTCTAGTGATGATCAATTAAGGTTTTCTACACAAGAGAGTCTCAGATCACATCATGAATGGGAAAATAGGCAAAAATTCAGACATGAAACAGGAGGatataaaaatgtttatgaCCAAGGTGGAAGTTCTCGTGCAAGTGTTAACGGAGGTGAAAGACTAGAAGATCTAACTTTTTCTTTGAGGTCTACCAACGTTGATCTTGTGAGGACCAAAAGCATGAAGCAACCTAAAGTCAATAAGGGCATGCTAAACACATGGAGGAAGAGGCTTGGAGCGGCCGTAagcaaatttataatttatgacCGTTTGCCTATGAATTTATCTAATTCTCCCTGGTTGCATAATTTGATTTATATAGCCTCTGAGGTGGGAAAAACTAAATTCCCAACTCCTTATGAAATCTCAAATGTGTATTTAGAGGCTGAATATGAAGAAATGAAGCAATGGATAACTGGTATGAAAAAAACTTGGAAACAAAAAGGGGCAACAATAATGTGTGATGGTTGGACAGACGGTATCAACCATTCTcatattatgaattttttagtgtaTTGTGAAAAAGGAACAGTGTTTTGGAAATCAGTTGATGCTTCCGATGTTGATAGTAGAAACACAGAGTACTACTTTCAATTATTGGATAAAGTTGTGGACGAAATTGGCAAAGAATGTGTTGTTCAGGTGGTTACAGACAATGAAGCTGCACTAAAAGCAGCCGGTCACAAACTAATGGAAAAGAGGCCACATTTGTATTGGTCTTCTTGTGCGGCTCATTGTTTAGATCTTTGCTTAGAGGatatagagaagaaaaaaaatatacaaaagttaTTAAGTGAAGCAAAGTTGGTGACAACATTCATCTACAACCATACATATATTGTGAGTCTCATGAAAAAATATACTGGAG AAGGAAGGTCTGAAAAATATGTTTCATTCGGAAGAgtttag